The window AACGATGGACGGTTTGGCCGGGGGAAAACCGGAAGATATCCGGCCTGGGACTGATCAACGAATACGGGCGGCCCGCATGGGAGGACGCCTCCGGGGAGGCGGGGCATGAATACCGCCGGTACGTTTACGAGACGCTGCGTTTCTGCAAATGAGAGCAAGGGGAGATCGGAGGCTAAGTACTCCGTTTCACAAATACGGTTGCATTCGAGCGCCGCTGCATCCGCTCCCGCGGAGTACGCGCTCCTTGCGCCGTACTGCTGCGAGTACGTCTCAGTCGCGCGCCTTCGCCAAGGCGCGGCGCATCGACGCTCTCGGTGCGACACCGTATTTATGAAGCGGAGTACTAAGGATACCGGGCTTTCCCGGAAGGATCGGGAACCGGCGGCCGTCCAGGCATAAGGGGAAAACCGGATGAAGGTAATCAACGGGATGAAGGTGTACGAGATCGAGGACCTGGTGGAGCTTCTCGGGATGAGCCGAGTCTCCATCCAAAGGTATCTTCGGGAGGGAAGAATCAAGGGGATCAAATTCGGGAGAAAATGGCACGTTACGGAAAATAACCTGAAAGCCTTCTTCTCCGGGGAAACCACGCAAAAGGAAGCGAAGTAGAGGAGGGAAACCCTCTCCTCCACAGGTCGCGCGGCCCCGGCCGCATCAGAGAAACGGAGGCTGGTCGATCGTTCCGACAACCAGGAAATCGATCTCCCCCCGGTCGACATCCGCTTTTCGCAGCCTGACGCGGAGGCCTACCCCCGGAGAGAACCTCCTTCTCCTCACGACTCCCACCCACTCCCCGCGGTCCGCGGAAAAGCGGTACTCGTCGTCCCGAAGGGACGAGATGGGGACGAACCCCTCCACGAGGCACTCCTCCAGTTCGACGTAAAACCCGAAGCCCGTGAGGGAGGTGATGACGCCGGAAAACGTCTCCTCCGCCCGGGAGGATATGTAGAGGGCCTTCGCCCGCCGCTCGACGTCGCGCTCCGCGTCCATCGCGTCCCGCTCCCGGTGGCTCAGGTGCACCCCCATATCCTTCCCCGCGGCGGAGATCGTCCTGACATAGGGGGCGAAATCGCCGTCCCCGAGGGCCGCCTTGAGCACCCGATGAACGATGAGATCCGGGTAGCGGCGGATCGGGGAGGTGAAGTGGGTGTATCGGGTGAGGGCGAGCCCGAAGTGCCCCAACGACTCCGGGCCATACCGGGCCAGCATCAGACTGCGAAGCAGAAGCATGTTGATGAACCGTTCGTACTTCCCCCCGCGTGCTTCGGCCGCCCATGCCCGGAGACGCGAAGAGATGTCCCGGCGTTCCGTGGTCCGTGTTTTTTTCAGGAGTTTCGCGGCGGCCTCTTCGAACTCCTCCAGGCGGTCCTCGGCGGGCGGCTCGTGGATCCGGAAGAGGAACGGGAATCCCCGCGAGGAGAGGAACTCGGCCACCGCGGTGTTGGCAAGAAGCATGAACTCCTCGATCAGGCGGTGGGACTCCCAGCGGGGGGCGGCCCTCACCTCCGACGGGAGCCCGCCTCTGACGACGAGCTTCGCCTCGGGGAGGTCGAAATCGAGCG is drawn from Candidatus Deferrimicrobiaceae bacterium and contains these coding sequences:
- a CDS encoding helix-turn-helix domain-containing protein, which translates into the protein MKVINGMKVYEIEDLVELLGMSRVSIQRYLREGRIKGIKFGRKWHVTENNLKAFFSGETTQKEAK